A region of Nakaseomyces glabratus chromosome E, complete sequence DNA encodes the following proteins:
- the LDB7 gene encoding Ldb7p (CAGL0E02761g~Ortholog(s) have DNA translocase activity, role in ATP-dependent chromatin remodeling, nucleosome disassembly, transcription elongation from RNA polymerase II promoter and RSC-type complex localization), whose translation MKLDYYSVIGGLGSLDRSHSVVLGPQELRELVKNTEENRSDTALPDLYRNNKERVNIHGYLGGRVDMKEVSEMTYDLNHTLLGGYVPRQQLETLCSTDFARYMHRKVDCGDAMQVYDTFLADNHLGLAQRPRIHTQTTQSPQAQSQAQGQGIAQPMQDKIPPVQHDTHVRKVVVCKRCSARFLGPSRMKSLRRHNCKAAI comes from the coding sequence ATGAAGCTGGATTACTATAGTGTTATTGGCGGGCTGGGCTCGCTGGACAGGTCGCACAGTGTGGTGCTTGGGCCGCAGGAGCTGCGGGAGCTGGTGAAGAACACGGAGGAGAATCGTTCGGACACGGCGCTGCCGGACCTGTACCGGAACAACAAGGAGCGTGTGAACATACACGGGTACCTCGGTGGGCGCGTGGACATGAAGGAAGTGTCTGAGATGACGTATGACCTGAACCACACGCTGCTGGGTGGCTACGTGCCCAGGCAGCAGCTCGAGACGCTGTGCAGCACGGATTTCGCGCGGTACATGCACAGAAAGGTGGACTGCGGTGACGCCATGCAGGTATACGATACTTTTCTTGCAGACAACCACTTGGGGCTGGCACAGAGGCCGCGCATACATACACAAACAACACAGTCACCACAAGCACAATCACAAGCACAAGGACAAGGAATAGCACAACCAATGCAGGACAAAATACCACCTGTGCAGCACGACACACACGTAAGGAAGGTGGTCGTGTGCAAACGCTGCAGCGCCAGGTTCCTGGGACCAAGCAGAATGAAGTCTCTCCGCAGACACAACTGCAAAGCTGCGATATAG
- the SLA1 gene encoding cytoskeletal protein-binding protein SLA1 (CAGL0E02783g~Ortholog(s) have endocytic adaptor activity, ubiquitin binding activity and role in actin cortical patch assembly, endocytosis, hyphal growth, negative regulation of Arp2/3 complex-mediated actin nucleation) → MTIFLGVYKAVYSYEPQTPEELAIQEDDLLYLLEKSEVDDWWTVKKRIIGSDAEEPQGLVPSNYIEAAPVISTMRALYDFDQAQNPQEELVFKENDMFDVYDDKDPDWILVRSHSSNEYGFVPGNYVEPAGGAGMSSTAPAASATPAAAPVAAPITTAATAFAPPPQHVDRVKAATPAAEENDREPEEDIPPPMPPKQTEDRYMDEEEDVPPPKPMRPTADNARDSNRERARSRMNYDDYEPSESRRSRDMDDYQSPRRSRPQNDYDDEVHTWTVSEVEGKKKHKGKLSIGNNRISFTPNKGSTQEWSIDKLISYDNEKKHMFLEFKDPYKSFELHTGNNDTCNEIMAIVGEFKGAQRDPGLREVEMATKSSKRGVALYDFEAESPDELTIRQGDAVYVINDKKSKDWWMVELISNGKKGLVPAQFIEFSKSKESSGLLNSIKKFTNRSPKPSKVHDDEEDDWKHDAGQDNSSSKGRSRSRKNSLSSRRKRSSSVSAKKDYPNPKKSRLWVDRSGTFKVEAQFIGCADGKIHLHKANGVKIAVAAEKLSDDDLIYVERATGFSLEKYKSRKSESKGGDRDREKRRRIREQEEREYERKLREREIAELKRARELLDEERNRLHDKELPPIKPPRPQSTGGAHTSGKSDYDWFEFFLSSGVDVNNCQRYTINFDREKITEDMQADINPPMLRTLGVREGDIVRVMKALDKKFNREPAQSNATGQNNMFTEADGSLKNNSGPNSGSSGLPEQLLSQPAMQASQNSNQDDDAWTAQPAASAANTVQKKSEFTGSMQDLIDLQPLEPKKNEQPKSDQIPVPKVENLEPVKTGQSAATNIQPNQTGTSKLVPLDPFKTGGNNILPVTTGFVMMPIATGGLLPLQRTGGVAMPMTTFGSQSTGGLIPMTTFGAQLTGGALPLQRTGGLLPLQSTGGAIPRTSFNMPPAGSVLPVQRTAGGLMPVNTGGAIPQTSFGAQLTGGALPQTSFGAQMTGGAIPQTSFGAQMTGGALPQTSFGAQMTGGALPQTSFGAQMTGGALPQTSFGAQMTGGALPQTSFGAQMTGGALPQTSFGAQQAGYGMQQPAFNSQLTGSAIPQTSFGSQQPAMGMQRTGGFQPQSQFGMTLQRTGGMQTNQFTGGAMQQQPITPAMGAFNTGIQNITQGMQNTFVSQPPLQNQPTGFGFGNGPQQQPQQRQANIYNASAANPFGF, encoded by the coding sequence ATGACGATCTTTCTCGGCGTGTACAAGGCTGTGTACAGTTATGAGCCGCAAACGCCCGAGGAACTTGCCATCCAAGAAGATGACTTGCTGTATCTGCTGGAGAAGTCAGAGGTAGACGACTGGTGGACTGTGAAGAAGCGGATCATCGGCTCGGATGCGGAGGAACCGCAAGGGCTGGTCCCCTCGAACTACATAGAGGCCGCACCAGTGATCTCCACTATGAGGGCGCTGTATGACTTCGACCAGGCACAGAATCCTCAAGAAGAGTTGGTATTCAAGGAAAATGATATGTTCGATGTGTATGACGACAAGGATCCCGACTGGATCTTAGTCAGATCACACTCCTCTAATGAATACGGGTTTGTTCCAGGTAACTACGTGGAGCCAGCAGGCGGTGCCGGAATGAGTAGTACTGCTCCAGCTGCAAGCGCTACCCCAGCAGCTGCACCTGTTGCTGCCCCTATTACCACAGCTGCCACTGCTTTCGCTCCACCTCCACAACATGTAGATAGGGTTAAGGCCGCTACACCTGCAGCAGAAGAGAATGATAGAGAACCAGAGGAAGATATACCTCCTCCTATGCCTCCAAAACAAACCGAGGACCGCTAcatggatgaagaagaggatgtTCCACCACCTAAGCCAATGAGACCAACTGCAGATAATGCTAGAGACTCCAACAGAGAAAGAGCTAGAAGCAGAATGAATTATGATGATTACGAACCTTCAGAAAGTCGTAGAAGCAGAGATATGGATGACTATCAAAGTCCAAGAAGGTCAAGACCTCAGAATGACTACGACGATGAAGTTCATACATGGACAGTCTCCGAAGTTGAAGGTAAAAAGAAACATAAGGGTAAACTATCTATAGGTAATAACAGGATTAGCTTTACTCCAAACAAGGGAAGCACTCAGGAATGGTCCATTGATAAGTTAATCTCatatgataatgaaaagaagcATATGTTCTTGGAATTCAAAGATCCATATAAGAGTTTTGAATTACACACAGGCAACAACGATACATGCAATGAAATAATGGCTATTGTAGGTGAGTTCAAAGGTGCACAAAGAGATCCAGGTTTGAGAGAAGTCGAGATGGCAACAAAATCATCTAAGAGAGGTGTGGCATTGTACGATTTTGAAGCTGAATCACCAGACGAATTGACAATTAGGCAAGGTGATGCAGTTTATGTTATAAATGAtaagaaatcaaaagacTGGTGGATGGTAGAGTTAATATCAAATGGAAAGAAAGGTCTGGTTCCGGCTCAGTTCATTGAATTTTCCAAATCCAAGGAGAGTAGTGGTCTATTAAACTCCATTAAAAAGTTTACTAATAGATCACCTAAACCTTCTAAAGTTCAtgatgacgaagaagaCGATTGGAAACATGATGCAGGCCAAGATAATTCCAGTAGTAAAGGTAGAAGTAGAAGTAGAAAAAATTCACTCAGTAGCAGGAGAAAAAGGTCCTCTTCGGTCAGTGCAAAGAAAGATTATCCAAATCCAAAGAAGTCCAGACTCTGGGTTGATAGAAGTGGCACATTCAAAGTTGAAGCTCAATTCATTGGATGTGCTGATGGTAAAATTCATCTACATAAAGCCAACGGTGTGAAAATTGCAGTTGCAGCTGAAAAGCTatctgatgatgatttgATTTATGTTGAAAGAGCCACAGGTTTTAGTTTAGAGAAGTACAAATCCAGAAAATCGGAATCCAAGGGTGGTGATCGTGATAGAGAAAAGAGACGTAGAATaagagaacaagaagaaagagaatatGAGAGAAAGTTAAGGGAACGAGAAATTGCCGAACTGAAGAGAGCTAGAGAACTGCTTGATGAGGAAAGAAACAGGTTGCATGATAAAGAATTACCTCCCATCAAGCCACCTAGACCACAATCAACTGGTGGTGCACATACTAGTGGTAAATCAGACTATGATTGGTTTGAGTTTTTCCTAAGTTCAGGTGTTGATGTTAACAACTGCCAAAGGTATACAATTAACTTTGATAGAGAGAAAATTACTGAAGATATGCAGGCTGATATCAACCCACCAATGCTAAGGACCCTCGGTGTTCGTGAAGGTGACATTGTCAGAGTCATGAAGGCTCTAgataaaaaattcaatagaGAACCTGCACAAAGTAATGCTACTGGACAAAACAATATGTTTACCGAAGCCGATGGttctttgaaaaacaaCTCTGGACCAAACTCAGGCAGCAGCGGATTACCAGAACAATTACTTTCACAACCAGCTATGCAGGCGTCACAAAATTCTAACCAGGATGATGATGCTTGGACTGCTCAACCTGCTGCTTCTGCTGCTAATACTGTGCAAAAGAAGTCTGAGTTTACAGGATCAATGCAAGATTTAATTGATCTTCAACCTCTGGAAccaaaaaagaatgaacAACCTAAATCTGATCAAATTCCCGTTCCTAAGGTCGAGAATCTCGAACCTGTTAAAACAGGGCAATCTGCTGCTACAAATATACAACCTAACCAAACTGGTACTAGCAAGCTAGTTCCTCTAGACCCTTTCAAAACTGGTGGGAACAACATCCTGCCAGTCACAACTGGCTTCGTCATGATGCCAATTGCTACTGGTGGACTACTTCCACTTCAGAGAACTGGAGGAGTTGCTATGCCAATGACAACTTTTGGTTCACAATCTACTGGGGGACTAATACCAATGACGACTTTCGGTGCTCAATTGACAGGCGGCGCATTGCCCCTACAAAGAACTGGTGGGTTACTACCTTTACAAAGCACAGGAGGGGCTATTCCTAGAACTAGCTTCAATATGCCACCAGCGGGCTCGGTATTACCTGTTCAAAGAACTGCCGGTGGGTTAATGCCTGTGAATACAGGCGGCGCAATCCCTCAAACAAGTTTTGGAGCCCAACTAACAGGTGGAGCTTTACCACAAACAAGCTTTGGTGCTCAAATGACTGGAGGCGCTATACCTCAAACCAGTTTTGGTGCTCAAATGACTGGGGGAGCTCTACCTCAAACTAGTTTTGGTGCTCAAATGACTGGAGGTGCTCTCCCTCAAACTAGTTTTGGTGCTCAAATGACTGGGGGAGCTCTACCTCAAACCAGTTTTGGTGCTCAAATGACTGGAGGTGCTCTACCTCAAACTAGTTTTGGTGCTCAAATGACTGGGGGTGCTTTACCTCAAACTAGTTTTGGTGCACAACAAGCGGGCTATGGAATGCAACAACCTGCTTTCAATAGTCAATTAACAGGAAGTGCTATACCTCAGACTAGTTTTGGTTCTCAACAACCTGCTATGGGTATGCAAAGAACAGGTGGCTTCCAACCACAATCCCAATTTGGTATGACTTTACAGAGAACTGGAGGTATGCAGACTAACCAATTTACTGGTGGTGCGATGCAACAACAACCTATAACACCTGCAATGGGCGCTTTTAACACTGGAATTCAAAACATAACACAAGGCATGCAAAACACTTTTGTTTCTCAACCACCTTTACAAAACCAGCCTACTGGATTTGGCTTTGGTAACGGCCCTCAACAGCAACCACAACAAAGACAagcaaatatatataatgcCAGTGCAGCAAATCCATTTGGATTTTAA
- the HIR1 gene encoding Hir1p (CAGL0E02805g~Ortholog(s) have DNA binding, nucleosome binding, transcription corepressor activity) → MRIVKFPWFSHHEESRDYEIYTVDVSPDGKRVATGGLDGKIRIWSVDALVSAAAGESGVDRDTHRPLASMSRHTGSVTCVKFSPDGNYLASGSDDRILLIWAMDEENHGGSFGSEGEKEHWTVRKRLVAHDNDIQDICWAPDSSILVTVGLDRSVIVWNGLNFERLKRFDVHQSLVKGVIFDPANKYFATASDDRTMRVFRYHKTGEVSFTIEQVIVEPFIASPLTTYFRRLSWSPDGQHIAVPNATNGPVSSVAIINRGTWDSSISLIGHDAPTEVARFNPRLFKSDVEKKAKNAKDELSKDTKNNKKLESIIATAGQDKSLALWITSRPRPIFVAYDIAQKSITDMAWNPNGNILFVTSLDSSIVMLMFDANELGMPIPIEGNMEQLHRYGVDKDSFDLPESVNQLLLEDKYGTKKKQHELSSSTQSTALERRLEPNQFQKKINSREISPLKSTEKVNILIPKRKKDMKMNKVIVKDGKKRVAPTLISTAGLQPTVTNVKEVASSSGKVVKPVLKKTNDINEYSGRLSTPSIPIPRLGIHTLVMGLKERGKDKFERGAEVGPDDELREASNQITFDGESYGQDSLMKDEYRMTLNNRLTKEKVSSNEPYLRYIENTGVIADTDAVLLECGSIDDFFTLEIRNGVERAIQFDSDALFDNPTRILGYHEGQRTIEAFIPNVIISGVGSPVSKYWSLATADGFIYIISYNGQLLIPKINLGQKVVKQVVCSNYLLVLTERGLFYAWDISAKRSVIKNVSILPIINNDPVEGNRVRVNKSIRKFEFEVSEKTVIVHLTNNRSFKWLAYFGCWSEIQELVAPRETVANILLTENEIPPQSSSI, encoded by the coding sequence ATGCGTATTGTGAAGTTTCCATGGTTCTCACACCATGAGGAGTCGCGAGACTATGAAATATACACTGTTGATGTGAGTCCCGATGGTAAGCGTGTTGCTACGGGTGGTCTTGATGGTAAGATACGGATATGGTCTGTAGATGCGTTAGTGAGTGCTGCTGCTGGAGAATCTGGAGTTGATAGAGATACTCATAGGCCATTAGCCAGCATGAGCAGGCATACTGGATCTGTAACTTGTGTGAAATTTAGTCCCGATGGGAACTACTTGGCTAGTGGATCTGATGACCGTATTTTGTTGATATGGGCCATGGATGAAGAAAACCACGGTGGTTCTTTTGGGTCAGAGGGTGAGAAAGAGCACTGGACAGTGCGGAAGCGGTTAGTGGCACATGATAACGATATTCAAGATATATGCTGGGCGCCCGACTCAAGTATATTAGTTACTGTAGGTTTGGATAGATCTGTAATTGTTTGGAATGGGCTAAATTTTGAAAGGTTAAAAAGGTTTGACGTCCATCAATCTCTGGTAAAAGGTGTCATATTTGATCCCgctaataaatattttgcaaCGGCGTCAGATGACAGAACAATGCGCGTGTTCAGGTACCATAAGACTGGTGAAGTATCATTTACAATAGAACAGGTTATTGTAGAACCTTTTATTGCTTCACCATTAACTACATATTTTAGAAGACTATCCTGGTCCCCAGATGGTCAGCATATTGCTGTGCCGAATGCTACTAATGGGCCAGTTAGTTCTGTTGCAATCATAAACAGAGGGACATGGGATTCGAGTATCAGTTTGATTGGCCATGATGCACCAACAGAGGTAGCCCGGTTTAACCCTAGATTATTTAAATCAGATGTCGAGAAAAAGGCtaaaaatgcaaaagaTGAATTAAGTAAagatacaaaaaataataagaagTTGGAGTCCATTATTGCAACTGCTGGCCAGGACAAATCATTGGCATTGTGGATAACAAGCAGGCCTAGACCTATTTTTGTTGCATATGATATAGCtcaaaaatcaataacAGATATGGCTTGGAATCCCAATGGGAACATTCTTTTTGTTACTTCTTTAGACTCATCTATTGTGATGCTAATGTTTGATGCAAACGAGCTTGGTATGCCTATACCGATTGAAGGAAATATGGAACAATTACATAGATATGGTGTTGATAAGGACTCTTTTGACTTACCCGAAAGTGTCAATCAATTACTATTAGAGGACAAATATGGTACtaagaagaaacaacaTGAATTATCCAGTAGCACTCAATCCACTGCTCTCGAAAGAAGACTGGAGCCCAATCAgttccaaaagaaaattaattCAAGAGAAATCTCACCATTAAAATCCACAGAGAAGGTTAACATTCTCATAccgaaaagaaaaaaggatatgaaaatgaataaaGTAATTGTTAAAGACGGTAAAAAGAGGGTTGCACCCACCCTGATATCTACAGCCGGTTTACAGCCTACTGTTACTAACGTCAAAGAAGTAGCGAGTTCTTCAGGTAAGGTGGTAAAGCCAGTGCTAAAGAAAACCAACGACATAAATGAGTACTCTGGAAGACTCAGTACACCCTCTATTCCAATACCTAGACTTGGTATACACACCCTGGTGATGGGTCTAAAAGAAAGAGGTAaagataaatttgaaagaggaGCTGAGGTAGGGCCAGATGATGAATTAAGAGAAGCTAGTAACCAAATTACATTTGATGGTGAATCATATGGCCAGGATAGCTTGATGAAAGATGAGTATCGAATGACCTTGAATAATCGTTTGACGAAAGAGAAAGTGAGCTCTAATGAGCCATATTTGAGATATATAGAAAATACTGGTGTCATAGCCGATACAGATGCCGTGCTTTTGGAATGTGGATCAATTGATGACTTTTTTACACTTGAGATAAGAAATGGTGTTGAAAGAGCAATTCAGTTTGATAGTGATGCGCTATTTGACAATCCAACTCGCATTCTTGGTTATCATGAAGGTCAGAGGACTATTGAAGCATTTATTCCGAATGTCATCATTTCAGGTGTTGGTTCGCcagtttcaaaatattggaGCTTGGCAACAGCAGATggttttatatatataatatcttACAACGGGCAATTATTGATACCCAAAATTAATTTAGGTCAAAAAGTTGTTAAGCAAGTTGTTTGCTCGAATTACCTGCTTGTTTTAACTGAAAGAGGTTTATTTTACGCTTGGGATATCTCTGCAAAAAGGTCTGTTATCAAGAATGTTTCAATACTACCAATCATAAACAATGACCCAGTCGAAGGAAACAGAGTAAGAGTTAATAAGTCCATTCGAAAGTTTGAGTTTGAGGTTTCTGAAAAAACTGTGATTGTGCACCTCACTAATAATAGAAGCTTCAAATGGTTAGCATATTTTGGGTGTTGGTCCGAGATTCAAGAGTTAGTGGCACCAAGAGAAACTGTTGCTAATATACTGCTCACTGAGAATGAGATTCCCCCACAATCATCGTCTATATAA
- the LAA2 gene encoding Laa2p (CAGL0E02827g~Ortholog(s) have clathrin-coated vesicle localization), translating into MAENNSDSGDEFGDFEGVTDDQEQLVLYVNELVPKVNLGDVCQQKHDLEELLAEERPRVIYEQLVELHTVLQPITWKSSHLRSHLLHVMRLEEHDKSDKHIIEEAVDDQLYTRICSMLPTFSAEQVRSPALILRDQFKYMYAPPLTHSSLQGEAIHEQEEHVPSLLAVKMDSIQSAKEMEQYHDKLCNAIDALIVTLKQIELQQANLTADKTTYENVVTNLTGHTQRLQRDEIELYNKHKNRRKRFSWIGR; encoded by the coding sequence ATGGCAGAAAATAACAGCGATTCAGGTGATGAGTTTGGTGATTTCGAAGGTGTGACGGATGACCAAGAACAATTAGTGTTATATGTCAATGAGTTAGTACCGAAGGTGAACTTGGGAGATGTATGCCAACAGAAACACGATCTTGAAGAGCTACTGGCCGAGGAGAGACCTCGAGTTATCTACGAGCAATTAGTCGAATTGCATACTGTATTACAACCCATAACATGGAAGAGTTCCCATCTGAGGTCTCATTTGTTGCATGTAATGAGGCTGGAGGAGCATGATAAAAGCGATAAGCACATTATAGAGGAAGCTGTCGACGATCAACTGTATACGCGGATATGCTCTATGCTTCCGACATTTTCTGCTGAACAAGTACGCTCGCCGGCTCTCATACTGAGGGACCAATTCAAGTATATGTATGCCCCTCCACTAACACATTCGTCTTTGCAAGGTGAGGCAATCCatgaacaagaagaacatGTACCGTCACTGCTGGCAGTAAAAATGGACTCAATACAAAGTGCAAAAGAGATGGAACAGTATCATGATAAACTATGTAATGCTATTGATGCATTAATTGTGACGTTGAAACAGATCGAGCTACAACAAGCCAATTTAACAGCAGATAAGACAACTTACGAGAATGTCGTAACAAATTTGACAGGCCATACGCAACGGCTTCAGAGAGATGAAATCGAGCTATATAACAAGCATAAGAATAGACGGAAGAGATTTTCCTGGATCGGTAGATAG
- the SCT1 gene encoding bifunctional glycerol-3-phosphate/glycerone-phosphate O-acyltransferase SCT1 (CAGL0E02849g~Ortholog(s) have glycerol-3-phosphate O-acyltransferase activity, glycerone-phosphate O-acyltransferase activity, role in phospholipid biosynthetic process and endoplasmic reticulum localization): MDKPLLSEKEKGASKDSSSLQPEKVKDYQYEEASFISKFIYDVILFLLSKILGCFFREIRSRGSFKVPRNGPVIFVAAPHANQFVDPVVLMSLAKKLSNRRISFLIAEKSLQHPAIGFLARRAMAIGVVRAQDNLATAQGKITVDPDNYKKIIGHGTQFTKDFKPKGLIGLPRSLGHVEIQSIESDTELTLRKEFKMNKTEVKHILTKGTSYKYAGKVDQSVVYHRVFEHLAHNECIGIFPEGGSHDRTDLLPLKAGVAIMALGCMAQHPNTNVKIVPCGMNYFHPHKFRSRAVVEFGDPIEIPTELIEKYKNPSTNKEAVKELLDTISDGLQSVTVTSQDYETLMVVQAMRRLYSGQFHQKLPLPLVVEMNRRLVKGYETFKDDPEIVQLKTDIMAYNAHLSQFNLPDHLVEHTKINVARNLGLLVFRSLRLTIMITLSLPGLILFSPVFVIARKISNDKKRAALASSTVKIKANDVVATWKILMSMGVAPILYVLWSSLATYYLRHKDISKVIIFILSYLACAIVTYSALVVGDIGMDIFKSLKPLYISITTPQGLKRLQVERRQLAKRITEVVNNFGSVLFPDFDYKALSEEYAVDEEEEERKTAELRRRRIIKRQKERENARGISDKNDYDDQTQDSDAISLVNSDNSLSNIPIFSSALGGKSEASSTYSLLPSSSTVSESDAEMEQESKEPSALSQKITAAMFSKRNENE; the protein is encoded by the coding sequence ATGGACAAGCCGTTGTTATCTGAGAAGGAGAAGGGAGCTTCGAAAGACTCATCTTCCCTTCAACCTGAGAAAGTTAAAGATTACCAATACGAAGAAGCTTCTTTTATCAGTAAGTTTATCTATGACGTGATATTGTTTCTATTGTCCAAGATTCTTGGATGTTTCTTCAGGGAAATAAGGTCCCGCGGTAGCTTCAAAGTTCCAAGGAATGGCCCAGTGATCTTTGTTGCTGCCCCACACGCAAACCAGTTTGTTGATCCTGTGGTGCTGATGTCATTGGCGAAAAAACTGTCTAATAGAAGGATATCATTCCTGATCGCTGAGAAATCATTGCAGCATCCAGCTATTGGTTTTCTGGCTAGAAGAGCAATGGCAATTGGTGTTGTGAGAGCACAGGATAATTTGGCTACAGCGCAGGGTAAGATAACTGTTGATCCAGACAATTATAAGAAGATTATTGGCCATGGCACTCAATTTACCAAGGACTTCAAGCCAAAGGGACTAATCGGTCTACCAAGGTCTCTAGGTCATGTTGAAATCCAATCGATTGAGAGTGACACCGAATTGACTTTAAGAAAGGAGTTTAAGATGAATAAAACGGAAGTGAAGCATATTTTAACTAAAGGCACTTCATATAAGTACGCCGGAAAAGTAGATCAATCGGTTGTCTACCATAGAGTTTTTGAACACTTAGCACACAATGAGTGCATTGGTATTTTCCCTGAGGGAGGTTCTCACGACAGAACGGACTTACTACCACTCAAAGCTGGTGTTGCAATAATGGCCCTCGGATGTATGGCCCAACATCCGAATACAAATGTGAAAATTGTTCCTTGTGGTATGAATTACTTCCATCCTCATAAATTTAGATCGAGAGCGGTTGTTGAGTTTGGTGATCCTATTGAGATACCTACTGAGCTAATcgaaaaatataaaaaccCTTCGACAAATAAAGAGGCTGTGAAAGAACTATTGGATACAATTTCAGATGGTTTACAATCTGTAACTGTAACTTCACAGGATTATGAGACATTGATGGTTGTTCAAGCTATGAGAAGACTATATTCAGGGCAGTTTCACCAAAAATTGCCTCTACCTCTTGTTGTTGAGATGAACAGAAGGTTAGTAAAAGGATATGAAACTTTTAAGGATGATCCAGAAATTGTCCAACTGAAAACTGATATCATGGCATATAATGCGCATTTGAGTCAATTTAATTTGCCAGATCATCTTGTTGAACACACAAAGATTAATGTAGCTAGAAATCTTGGACTGCTAGTATTTAGATCTTTGAGATTGACTATAATGATAACATTATCCTTACCTggtttgattttattttcacCGGTATTTGTTATTGCTAGGAAGATATCAAATGACAAAAAGAGAGCAGCGTTGGCAAGTTCCACTGTAAAGATTAAAGCCAATGACGTTGTAGCAACCTGGAAAATTTTAATGAGTATGGGTGTTGCACCAATTCTTTATGTTTTGTGGAGTAGCTTAGCTACTTATTACTTGAGACACAAAGATATTAGTAAGgttataatatttattttgtctTACTTGGCATGCGCAATAGTTACATATTCGGCTTTGGTTGTCGGAGATATTGGTATGGACATTTTTAAGTCATTGAAGCCTTTATACATCTCTATTACCACACCTCAAGGTCTGAAGAGATTGCAAGTAGAAAGAAGACAGCTTGCAAAAAGAATCACTGAGGTCGTTAACAATTTTGGATCTGTTTTATTTCCCGATTTTGACTACAAAGCTTTGTCTGAAGAGTACGCTGtagatgaagaggaagaagaaagaaaaacagcAGAACtaaggagaagaagaataatcaagagacaaaaagaaagagaaaatgcCAGAGGTATTTCTGATAAAAACGATTATGATGACCAAACACAAGATTCCGATGCTATATCTCTTGTCAATAGTGATAACTCGCTTTCAAATATTCCAATATTCTCATCTGCATTGGGAGGTAAATCTGAGGCCTCTTCAACATACTCATTACTGCCTTCATCGAGCACTGTATCAGAATCTGATGCTGAAATGGAGCAAGAATCGAAAGAACCTAGCGCTCTTTCTCAAAAAATAACTGCAGCCATGTTCAGTAAGcgaaatgaaaatgaatgA